The Dethiosulfovibrio peptidovorans DSM 11002 nucleotide sequence GTCCCTGCTGCGGAGGGCCTGCCAAGAGGGAGACCAACACCATGCCCCAGTGGGCCGGCTCCTGCTGGTATTACCTTCGCTATCTCGACCCGGACAACGAGTCCGAGTTCGTGGGGCGGGACAAGGTGGATTACTGGATGCCGGTGGACCTCTATGTCGGAGGAGCGGAGCACGCTGTTCTCCATCTGCTCTACGCTCGCTTCTGGCACAAGGTTCTCTTCGATCTCGGGGTGGTTAACACCGATGAGCCTTTCCAGAGGCTGGTCAACCAGGGGATGATAACCTCCTTCGCCTATCAGAGAAAGGACAAGTCTCTGGTGCCGACCGACGAGGTCGAGGAGACCGGTCCGGACACTTTCGTGGAGAAGGATACCGGCGAGCCACTCGAGAGGGTCGTGGCCAAGATGTCCAAGTCCCTGAAGAACGTCATCAATCCGGACGACATAATAGAGAACTACGGAGCCGATTCCATGAGGATGTACGAGATGTTCATGGGGCCCCTTCAGATGTCCAAACCCTGGTCCACCCAGGGACTCATAGGGGTTCACCGTTTCCTCGACAGATTGTGGAGGCTGATGGACAGGCCTTTGGTGGACGACGAGCCTCCTGTGGAGCTTACCAGGGTTCTCCATCAGACCATAGCCAAGGTGTCCTCCGATACCGACTCTCTGAATTTCAACACCGCCATAGCTCAGATGATGGTGTTCGTGAACGAGTGTTTCAAGGCAGAAGCGGCCTATAGATCCCTAATGGAGCCCTTCGTTCTGTGTCTATGTCCCTACGCTCCCCATATGGCGGAGGAGCTATGGGAGCGTCTCGGCCATAAGCCCTGTGCCTCCCTTCAGCCGTGGCCGTCCTACGATCCCGAGCTGGTCAAGGAGCCGGAGATAACCGTGGCGATTCAGGTAAACGGAAAGGTCCGGGAGAAGATACAGGTGTCCTCCGATGTGTCCGAGGACGAGTTGAGAAAGGCCGCCATGGAACATCCTGGAATAGTCGGCCGGATCGAGGGTAAGTCGGTCGTGAAGGTCATAGTAGTGCCAGGTCGACTGGTCAACGTGGTGGTGAAGTAGACGGTGCCCCATCTTGTGATAGTAAGCGCCGCTGAGTCCTCTCAGCGGCGTCTTCTGGTGGAGGCGGTGGAAAAGGCGAGATCAGACGGCTACGACGTCCTGGGCTCGTCGGAGGAGATGGACTGGAACGGCCTTTTCGCCGACGCCATGACCGCCGGTCTGTTCTCCTCTCGCTCCGCCCGGGTGATAGAGAAGGCCGAGGCAATGGGGAAGTTTCCCGATTCTTTGATACCCTCCTTGGAGGGCTGCGATGCCGATTACAGGTTTATACTCCTCTACGGCGGTGGATATAAGAAGTTTTTTCCCAAAGATGCGATCGCTTCCTCCACCGTCAAGGAGGCCGAGCAGGTTCCCTTTTGGCCCTCTCAAAGGACCAAGTGGCTTCTGGGTCGGGCACGGTCCCTCAGGATAGACTTAAATTACGATGCAGCCTCTCTGATGGTCGAATGGGTGGAGGAGCCGGAGGAGCTTCTGTCCGTCCTGTCCACCTTGGGGAATTTCGCCGACGGTGAAACGGTGGACTGCGATATGGTCGAGAAGCTGGTACTGAACCAGGAGGCCAAGGGTATGCTCCGCCTATTGGACGGTTTCTGCGCCAGGAAGGCGGGAAAGTGTCTTCAGGGTTTCTTGGAGCTCAGGGAGACCGGGGATGTTATTCCCACCATGGCTGCCCTGCACAAAAGGGTTCGTTTCGCCGCCTATCTGTCACTGACAGGCGGGGGCGATTCCGTGGAGAAGGCTTTCGGCATGACCAAATATCAGGCTAGACAGGCGAGGGATGCTGCGGGCAGGTACGACCCTCAGGAGCTGAAGGACCTTCTGGCCGGGGTTATCTCACTTTCCATGGCGGAACGTACCGGAGCGGGAGAGGGCTGGGCCGGATTTGAGAGATTGGTGCTTCAGTCCATGTGAGGTTATGGAGGCATAAAAAAAGAGAGGATGCGAATTCGCAACCTCTCGGTAGGGTCCTCTCGTCGAGGATTTCGGTGGTTTTGCTACGCCTTTGCCGTGGCCAAAGTCTTGACCTTGGCTGCCAACCGCGCTTTGCGGCGGGCTGCGGTGTTTTT carries:
- the holA gene encoding DNA polymerase III subunit delta, whose amino-acid sequence is MPHLVIVSAAESSQRRLLVEAVEKARSDGYDVLGSSEEMDWNGLFADAMTAGLFSSRSARVIEKAEAMGKFPDSLIPSLEGCDADYRFILLYGGGYKKFFPKDAIASSTVKEAEQVPFWPSQRTKWLLGRARSLRIDLNYDAASLMVEWVEEPEELLSVLSTLGNFADGETVDCDMVEKLVLNQEAKGMLRLLDGFCARKAGKCLQGFLELRETGDVIPTMAALHKRVRFAAYLSLTGGGDSVEKAFGMTKYQARQARDAAGRYDPQELKDLLAGVISLSMAERTGAGEGWAGFERLVLQSM